In a single window of the Arthrobacter zhangbolii genome:
- a CDS encoding ABC transporter ATP-binding protein — protein sequence MPVSLHEDGALVSLSGVARVVSLPGRAPLQILAGVDLTVYPGDHVSIVGRSGSGKSTLLNILGLLDVPSAGEMVFGTEPVERMSERRRAAARGASVGFIFQQFNLLAERTALENVMTPLLYARGRQFWQREQLAGAMLERVGLGKRLQDRPARLSGGEQQRVAIARALVRSPRLILADEPTGALDIATGASVMALLAEVAAESGAALVTITHDPKVAALASRHYLLQDGVLEPGRQAAA from the coding sequence ATGCCGGTGTCCCTGCATGAGGACGGTGCATTGGTGTCACTCTCGGGAGTGGCACGGGTAGTCAGTCTTCCCGGGCGTGCCCCGCTGCAGATCCTCGCCGGGGTGGATTTGACCGTGTATCCGGGGGACCATGTTTCAATTGTCGGCCGGTCCGGTTCGGGCAAGTCCACCCTGCTGAACATTCTTGGCCTGCTGGATGTGCCCAGTGCCGGTGAGATGGTCTTCGGCACGGAACCGGTGGAAAGGATGAGTGAGCGCCGCAGAGCCGCAGCCAGGGGAGCGTCAGTAGGGTTCATTTTCCAGCAGTTCAACCTGCTGGCTGAACGCACGGCGCTGGAAAACGTCATGACCCCGCTGCTGTACGCCCGCGGCAGGCAGTTCTGGCAGCGGGAGCAGCTCGCCGGCGCCATGCTGGAGCGGGTGGGCCTGGGGAAGCGGCTGCAGGACCGGCCCGCGAGGCTTTCGGGTGGAGAACAGCAGCGCGTAGCGATTGCCCGTGCCCTGGTACGTTCGCCCCGGCTGATCCTGGCCGATGAACCCACCGGCGCCCTGGACATCGCCACGGGTGCATCCGTGATGGCCCTGCTGGCGGAGGTGGCAGCGGAATCCGGGGCCGCCCTGGTGACCATCACGCACGACCCGAAGGTGGCAGCCCTGGCCAGCCGGCACTATCTGCTTCAGGACGGCGTCCTGGAACCTGGACGGCAGGCGGCGGCATGA
- a CDS encoding secretion protein HlyD — MAAVRRYVFPILWLVVFAVIAAALFKLAFIDGMRADAAAVGEQPSAQLTTPLVPAALGTVTNLVAVQGSVISDPLVSVRSTAEGTVEFIYVEAGQNVLKGEPLFQVKTLLELPEPVGDERGPAAPPAYAYNDVVATAAGTVAELMVLPKQQLTVGAEAASLDPGTYSVTGTLTSDQQFRILDRTNTARVSINGGPAPFPCSNVSMGGTPATDTGVSAQAQRVPAGSGQEQPEASGSVRCTVPADVPVFAGLGATIEITAGHAENVVTVPTTAVRGSVQTGIVWVAPGEAGPDSAGDAVEREVGLGLNDGSTVEIVSGLAEGEMVLQFVPGAAADIDPMTGMPGVMGG; from the coding sequence ATGGCTGCTGTGCGGCGCTACGTCTTTCCGATTCTGTGGCTGGTGGTCTTTGCCGTTATCGCCGCCGCTCTGTTCAAGCTCGCTTTCATTGACGGGATGCGGGCTGATGCCGCAGCCGTCGGTGAGCAGCCGTCGGCGCAGCTCACCACGCCGCTGGTGCCTGCTGCGCTGGGCACGGTAACCAACCTCGTGGCTGTTCAGGGTTCGGTTATCAGTGATCCGCTCGTGAGCGTCAGGAGCACGGCTGAGGGCACCGTCGAGTTCATCTACGTCGAGGCAGGACAGAACGTGCTCAAGGGGGAGCCGCTGTTCCAGGTGAAAACGCTGCTGGAGCTCCCGGAACCGGTGGGAGATGAACGGGGACCTGCCGCGCCGCCCGCTTACGCATACAACGACGTCGTTGCCACCGCGGCAGGGACAGTCGCCGAACTGATGGTCCTGCCCAAACAACAACTCACGGTGGGAGCGGAGGCCGCGTCCCTGGACCCGGGGACATATTCGGTCACGGGCACCCTGACCAGCGACCAGCAGTTCCGGATCCTCGACCGGACAAATACCGCACGGGTGAGTATCAACGGCGGTCCGGCGCCCTTCCCCTGCAGCAACGTGAGCATGGGCGGCACGCCGGCGACGGACACCGGGGTCAGCGCCCAGGCCCAGCGTGTTCCCGCCGGGTCGGGCCAGGAACAGCCGGAAGCGTCCGGAAGCGTCCGCTGCACCGTGCCGGCCGATGTTCCCGTCTTCGCCGGGCTTGGTGCCACCATCGAGATCACTGCCGGTCACGCCGAAAACGTGGTCACGGTGCCGACGACGGCGGTCCGGGGCAGTGTGCAGACGGGGATCGTATGGGTCGCTCCCGGCGAGGCGGGACCGGATAGCGCCGGAGACGCGGTGGAACGGGAAGTGGGCCTTGGCCTGAATGACGGCAGCACAGTGGAAATTGTCTCCGGACTGGCAGAAGGGGAAATGGTCCTGCAGTTTGTTCCCGGCGCTGCAGCAGACATTGATCCGATGACGGGTATGCCCGGAGTGATGGGCGGGTGA
- a CDS encoding DUF6176 family protein, protein MELSRARLLDGAESSFDDWMEMLHKRYDECLATLERELMAVEATFLNQEADGSWWMYHFQLRGQDSPGLIPDNSLDQAHLAYGMKTKHPGWEELEPRFFLAPPHVRAVVESAGRAGTEARDVS, encoded by the coding sequence ATGGAGTTGAGCAGGGCGCGGCTGCTGGACGGTGCAGAGTCATCCTTCGATGACTGGATGGAGATGTTGCATAAACGCTACGACGAATGTTTGGCCACGCTCGAGCGTGAGCTGATGGCTGTGGAAGCGACGTTCCTGAACCAGGAAGCAGACGGTTCGTGGTGGATGTACCACTTCCAGCTGAGAGGACAGGACAGTCCGGGGCTCATTCCGGACAATTCCCTGGATCAGGCGCACCTTGCGTACGGAATGAAAACGAAGCATCCCGGGTGGGAAGAACTGGAGCCCAGGTTCTTCCTGGCCCCTCCGCATGTCCGGGCAGTAGTGGAAAGTGCCGGCCGTGCCGGAACGGAAGCCCGGGATGTTTCCTGA
- a CDS encoding TetR/AcrR family transcriptional regulator, producing the protein MKTMNIKEELARTSVELFARQGYAKTSVQQIVDAAGVTKGALYHYFNSKDDLLFDIYDRILTLQHEHLTEIISRGLPAAETMRLVCEDLVSTSIDWIREGTVFFRSQHMLSEDRLEEVQRRRREFNKAFTGILVRGQEDGVFRTDIPIPVLAANFFSDPHYLSYWYSPGGAISREAVAAQLTDLYLAGLQAK; encoded by the coding sequence ATGAAGACCATGAATATCAAGGAAGAGCTGGCACGGACATCCGTGGAGCTCTTCGCGCGGCAGGGCTACGCCAAAACCAGTGTCCAGCAAATCGTGGATGCAGCCGGCGTGACCAAAGGGGCGCTCTATCACTACTTCAATTCCAAGGATGACCTGCTCTTCGACATCTATGACCGCATCCTGACCCTCCAGCACGAGCACCTTACCGAGATCATCAGCCGCGGATTGCCGGCAGCCGAAACCATGCGCCTGGTCTGCGAGGACCTGGTCAGCACGTCCATTGACTGGATCCGGGAAGGGACGGTGTTCTTCCGCTCCCAGCACATGCTCAGCGAAGACCGGCTCGAAGAGGTGCAGCGCAGACGGCGCGAGTTCAACAAGGCGTTCACCGGCATCCTGGTCCGTGGCCAGGAAGACGGGGTGTTCCGCACCGATATCCCCATTCCGGTCCTCGCAGCGAATTTCTTCTCCGATCCGCACTACCTCTCCTACTGGTACTCCCCCGGAGGGGCCATCAGCCGCGAGGCAGTGGCGGCGCAGTTGACCGACCTCTACCTGGCGGGACTGCAGGCGAAGTAA
- a CDS encoding ABC transporter ATP-binding protein — protein MQEQHTDRSEPPRLRLDNITVRFGGLTALDSVSLDIPAGRIIGVMGPNGAGKTTLFNVICGVFPPSGGSLELDGSGFTPKPHRLTRHGVARTLQGLGLFPGLSVRQNVAAGLAATSHRGLGLLALPGAVRDEKRLAVRAMEALDLLGVAAYADALPDTLPYGIRKKVALARALVSEPRLLLLDEPAGGLGHEDIEELANIIRTVPGDGCSVVLVEHHVDLVMAVCDRIAVLDFGRLIAEGTPAEIGADPAVADAYLGVEVA, from the coding sequence ATGCAGGAGCAACATACCGACCGGTCGGAACCACCCCGCCTCCGGTTGGACAACATCACCGTCCGGTTCGGCGGGCTGACCGCCCTGGACTCGGTGTCCCTGGACATTCCCGCCGGCCGGATCATAGGCGTCATGGGCCCCAACGGCGCCGGAAAGACCACGCTTTTCAACGTGATTTGCGGCGTCTTTCCCCCCAGCGGAGGCAGCCTGGAACTCGACGGGAGCGGGTTCACGCCCAAACCGCACCGCCTGACCCGCCACGGCGTAGCCCGCACGCTGCAGGGCCTGGGCCTGTTCCCGGGGCTTTCCGTCCGGCAGAACGTTGCCGCCGGGCTGGCTGCAACATCGCACCGCGGACTGGGGCTGCTGGCACTGCCGGGAGCCGTCCGGGACGAAAAACGCCTCGCCGTCCGCGCCATGGAAGCCCTGGACCTGCTCGGCGTCGCCGCATACGCCGACGCCCTGCCTGACACCCTGCCCTACGGCATCCGCAAGAAGGTGGCCCTGGCCCGTGCCCTCGTCTCCGAACCGAGGCTGCTGCTGCTCGATGAACCCGCCGGCGGACTGGGCCACGAAGACATCGAGGAACTCGCCAACATCATCCGCACCGTGCCGGGTGACGGATGCTCGGTTGTCCTGGTGGAACACCATGTGGACCTGGTGATGGCAGTCTGTGACCGCATTGCCGTCCTGGACTTCGGCCGACTGATCGCCGAGGGGACACCGGCGGAGATCGGTGCCGACCCCGCCGTCGCGGATGCCTACCTGGGAGTTGAGGTGGCATGA
- a CDS encoding ABC transporter ATP-binding protein, translating into MSGGLVLADISAGYGAVQVLHGINLNVEDGSITAVVGANGAGKTTLLRTITGQVRPTAGTIRLGNGADLSRVPVEDMVRHGVALVPEGRGVITELTVEENLRLGGLWRQDRKAATAVLADMYDLFEPLARRRKAAGHQLSGGERQMLALGRALMAAPSLLLLDEPSLGLAPKVTAQILGMLRRLRDDTGLTVLLIEQNVRSALAVADHGVVLNLGRVVASRPAAELAGDTDLRHTYLGF; encoded by the coding sequence ATGAGCGGCGGACTGGTCCTGGCGGATATCAGCGCCGGCTACGGTGCCGTCCAGGTGCTGCACGGCATCAACCTGAATGTGGAGGACGGCTCCATCACCGCCGTCGTGGGGGCCAACGGGGCAGGGAAAACCACCCTGCTGCGCACCATCACCGGCCAGGTGCGCCCCACCGCAGGCACTATCCGCCTCGGCAACGGTGCAGACCTCAGCCGTGTCCCGGTCGAGGACATGGTCCGCCACGGTGTGGCACTGGTTCCGGAGGGCCGCGGGGTCATTACGGAACTGACCGTGGAGGAGAACCTGCGTCTGGGCGGCCTGTGGCGCCAGGACCGCAAGGCGGCAACTGCCGTGCTCGCGGACATGTACGACCTGTTTGAACCGCTGGCCCGCCGTCGGAAGGCAGCCGGACACCAGCTCTCCGGCGGCGAGCGCCAGATGCTTGCGCTCGGCCGGGCGCTGATGGCTGCCCCGTCGCTGCTCCTGCTGGATGAGCCCTCCCTGGGGCTTGCCCCCAAAGTCACCGCCCAGATCCTGGGCATGCTGCGCCGCCTCCGGGACGATACCGGACTGACCGTCCTGCTTATTGAACAGAACGTCCGCAGCGCGCTCGCCGTCGCCGACCACGGTGTTGTCCTCAACCTGGGCCGGGTAGTCGCCTCCCGGCCTGCCGCCGAACTGGCCGGGGACACCGACCTCCGCCACACCTACCTGGGGTTCTAA
- a CDS encoding branched-chain amino acid ABC transporter permease — protein MDRFLFLTFDGLARGAVLAAFALSLVLIWRAARIVNFAQGAMAVAATYIAFTVTALTGNYWAGLAAALAAGFLIGAIVERGVMRFVGNTSPLNPVIAGLGLLMLIQAVLGMIFGNSYRTMVTPFSSNPVEIFGITAVSSYDLFVFACIAVLVGGLVLLFTRTPLGLRLRASAFAPDLARLLGVRTSRMLTLGWAMSSALGALAALLVIPTELGLNPHAADTVFVYAFTVAVIGGLDSPAGAVLGGLAVGVLLSWVSGYLGATLAPVAILVLLLAVLLIRPGGIFSMTKERTV, from the coding sequence ATGGACAGATTCCTTTTTCTCACCTTTGACGGGCTCGCACGCGGTGCCGTGCTGGCAGCCTTCGCGCTCTCCCTGGTCCTCATCTGGCGTGCGGCGCGGATAGTGAACTTCGCCCAGGGCGCCATGGCAGTGGCGGCAACGTACATTGCCTTCACCGTCACCGCACTGACCGGCAACTACTGGGCCGGGCTGGCCGCCGCGCTCGCCGCGGGTTTCCTCATCGGCGCCATAGTGGAACGCGGAGTCATGCGCTTCGTGGGCAACACCTCCCCGCTGAATCCCGTAATCGCGGGGCTGGGACTGCTGATGCTGATCCAGGCGGTCCTGGGCATGATCTTCGGAAACAGCTACCGAACCATGGTGACCCCGTTCAGCTCCAATCCGGTGGAAATCTTCGGCATCACCGCCGTCTCCTCCTATGACCTCTTCGTCTTCGCCTGCATCGCCGTACTCGTAGGCGGACTGGTACTGCTGTTCACCAGGACCCCGCTCGGCCTGCGGCTGCGCGCCTCAGCCTTCGCTCCGGATCTCGCCCGGCTGCTGGGGGTGCGCACGTCCCGGATGCTGACGCTGGGCTGGGCCATGTCCTCGGCCCTGGGCGCCCTTGCCGCCCTGCTGGTCATCCCCACCGAACTGGGCCTGAACCCCCATGCCGCGGACACGGTGTTTGTCTACGCCTTCACCGTTGCGGTGATCGGCGGGCTGGATTCACCGGCCGGGGCCGTGCTGGGCGGGCTCGCCGTCGGCGTGCTGCTCAGCTGGGTCAGCGGCTATCTGGGCGCCACCCTGGCTCCCGTGGCCATCCTTGTACTCCTCCTGGCCGTGCTGCTGATCCGGCCCGGCGGCATCTTTTCCATGACGAAGGAGCGAACAGTATGA
- a CDS encoding branched-chain amino acid ABC transporter permease, which produces MSVPKRYLFAAVIAAGLIGLTFVIPSFTSYQLATVCAYLCGIAGLTLLTGAGGQLSLGQAALMAAGAYSYALSANTMSDAGVEGPLLLVLPLLAAVLGAALLGLVIGLAAGRLHGPYLAGFTMALVVALPAVTSTFSAVLGGDQGLWITVEKRPTSLRGTVSNEAWQAWLAVICAVLVLTVLANLLHGRFGRELRAVRDNSVAAALAGINPARTKVTAFVVSSAAAGMGGGLLAYTTQSASPGAYSLVFSLFLLMAAVVGGIGSLTGAVWGALLLVALPHLISSATARLALPADLAQRLDGNLSVAIFGLVLILVILLAPQGIQGLLLKLRRRPGAGSARSSAPSSAPAAAAADQLPAPSLPLSDRHQSAELPATQKGQ; this is translated from the coding sequence ATGAGCGTCCCCAAACGGTATCTGTTTGCCGCCGTCATTGCTGCCGGGCTGATCGGGCTGACGTTCGTCATACCGTCCTTCACCTCCTACCAGCTGGCCACCGTCTGCGCCTACCTGTGCGGAATCGCCGGCCTCACCCTGCTTACCGGCGCCGGCGGACAGCTCTCCCTCGGGCAGGCGGCACTGATGGCAGCGGGCGCCTACAGTTACGCGCTGAGCGCCAACACGATGTCCGACGCCGGCGTGGAAGGCCCGCTGCTGCTGGTCCTTCCGTTGCTGGCCGCGGTGCTGGGAGCAGCGCTGCTTGGCCTGGTGATCGGACTCGCCGCGGGGCGGTTGCACGGGCCTTATCTGGCCGGCTTCACCATGGCGCTGGTGGTGGCACTGCCCGCAGTGACCAGCACGTTCTCCGCCGTCCTCGGCGGCGACCAGGGGCTGTGGATCACCGTGGAAAAGCGTCCGACGTCGCTGCGCGGCACCGTCTCCAATGAGGCGTGGCAGGCGTGGCTCGCCGTCATCTGCGCCGTACTGGTTCTCACCGTGCTGGCAAACCTGCTGCATGGACGCTTCGGCCGGGAGCTGCGGGCAGTTCGGGACAATTCCGTGGCCGCAGCGCTCGCCGGGATCAACCCGGCACGCACCAAGGTCACCGCCTTCGTGGTCAGTTCCGCAGCGGCAGGCATGGGCGGCGGCCTGCTGGCCTACACCACGCAGAGCGCCAGCCCCGGCGCGTACTCCCTGGTCTTCTCCCTCTTCCTGCTGATGGCCGCCGTCGTCGGCGGTATCGGTTCCCTGACCGGCGCGGTCTGGGGCGCCCTGCTCCTGGTGGCCCTGCCGCACCTGATCAGCAGTGCCACGGCGCGGCTGGCATTGCCTGCGGACCTGGCCCAACGGCTGGACGGCAACCTTTCCGTAGCCATCTTCGGACTGGTCCTCATCCTGGTGATCCTGCTTGCCCCGCAGGGCATCCAGGGCCTGCTCCTGAAACTTCGGCGCAGGCCCGGAGCCGGATCTGCCCGCTCGTCAGCCCCCTCATCAGCTCCGGCAGCCGCGGCCGCCGACCAGCTGCCTGCCCCGTCTCTTCCGCTATCCGACCGGCACCAGTCGGCGGAGCTACCCGCAACCCAGAAAGGTCAATGA
- a CDS encoding ABC transporter substrate-binding protein: MTSSPLRIGAAVLAAAALGLASCASPEGGSDAAAEDVPGITDTTVTVGTHQPLTGPAAAGYATISPATKAYFDYVNENGGVNGRTIEYIVKDDGYNPANTQTAVREMVLQDEVFALVGGLGTPPHSAVLDFVNDNEVPDLFVASGSPTWNQPEDYPYTYGFMVDYPTESRILATHAMEEFPDATYCFFGQDDDFGEEFQAGVESVVGADGLASTQVYSTANTDIAAQISAMKAAGCEVNFLATINGFSAQAVGTAAKLDYFPQWMASSAGGDFNTLSGYLGENTNALLQGFVSANYLPGYSDTEDEWTAKFKEINEEYNGGAAFDGNTIFGMSIGYLFVEALKEAGENPTRESLLEALESGNVTGNGHTPLGFSEDSHQGYTGAMLTEVQDGVQSYFGTPYVVSGDEVTEYTEERPAMPADGLPE, translated from the coding sequence ATGACTAGTTCTCCGCTCCGCATAGGTGCCGCTGTCCTGGCAGCTGCAGCCCTTGGTCTCGCCTCCTGCGCTTCACCGGAAGGAGGTTCCGACGCCGCAGCCGAAGACGTGCCGGGCATCACGGACACCACGGTCACCGTGGGTACCCACCAACCGCTGACCGGCCCTGCAGCCGCCGGCTATGCCACCATCTCCCCCGCCACGAAGGCCTACTTCGACTATGTGAATGAAAACGGCGGGGTGAACGGCCGCACCATTGAATACATCGTCAAGGATGACGGCTACAACCCCGCCAACACGCAGACAGCCGTACGCGAAATGGTGCTCCAGGACGAAGTATTTGCCCTGGTGGGCGGGCTCGGCACGCCGCCGCACAGCGCCGTGCTCGACTTCGTCAACGACAACGAGGTTCCGGATCTGTTTGTCGCATCCGGCAGTCCCACCTGGAACCAGCCCGAGGATTACCCGTACACCTACGGTTTTATGGTGGACTACCCCACGGAATCCCGGATCCTGGCCACCCACGCCATGGAAGAGTTCCCGGATGCGACCTACTGCTTCTTTGGCCAGGATGACGACTTCGGCGAAGAGTTCCAGGCCGGGGTGGAATCCGTGGTCGGCGCCGACGGCCTGGCCAGCACCCAGGTCTACTCCACCGCCAACACCGACATTGCAGCCCAGATCAGCGCCATGAAGGCAGCGGGCTGCGAGGTCAACTTCCTGGCCACGATCAACGGCTTCAGCGCGCAGGCAGTGGGCACGGCAGCAAAGCTGGACTACTTCCCGCAGTGGATGGCCTCCTCCGCCGGCGGCGATTTCAACACCCTCTCCGGCTACCTCGGCGAAAACACCAACGCACTGCTGCAGGGCTTTGTCAGTGCGAACTACCTTCCCGGCTACTCGGACACCGAGGACGAATGGACCGCAAAGTTCAAGGAGATCAACGAGGAATACAACGGCGGGGCCGCCTTTGACGGGAACACTATCTTTGGCATGTCCATCGGCTACCTGTTTGTCGAGGCGCTGAAGGAAGCAGGCGAGAACCCCACCCGCGAATCCCTGCTCGAGGCACTTGAATCCGGCAATGTCACCGGTAACGGCCACACGCCGCTGGGATTCAGTGAGGACAGCCACCAGGGGTACACCGGCGCGATGCTGACCGAGGTGCAGGACGGCGTACAGTCCTATTTCGGCACTCCGTACGTGGTCTCCGGCGACGAGGTCACGGAGTACACCGAAGAGCGCCCGGCCATGCCGGCCGACGGGCTGCCGGAGTAG
- a CDS encoding MaoC family dehydratase — translation MARFSSVEELKAAVGQTETSDWITIDQERVNQFADATDDHQWIHVDPERAKQGPFGGPIAHGYLSLALLPALASGRFRVDGMVMGVNYGLDRVRFPHPVPVGSRVRAHSEIASVEPVAQGVRVKLLVTIEIEGVDKPAAVAESISLYVLG, via the coding sequence GTGGCCCGGTTCAGCTCCGTGGAGGAGCTCAAAGCTGCGGTGGGTCAGACGGAAACCAGCGACTGGATCACCATTGACCAGGAACGGGTGAACCAATTTGCCGATGCCACCGATGACCACCAGTGGATCCATGTTGACCCGGAACGCGCCAAACAGGGTCCCTTCGGCGGACCGATAGCCCACGGCTACCTGAGCCTGGCACTGCTGCCGGCGCTCGCCTCGGGCCGCTTCCGGGTGGACGGGATGGTGATGGGCGTGAACTACGGCCTGGACCGGGTACGCTTCCCGCATCCCGTACCCGTGGGAAGCCGGGTCCGGGCACATTCGGAGATCGCTTCCGTGGAGCCCGTGGCCCAGGGGGTGCGGGTGAAGCTGCTGGTCACCATCGAGATTGAGGGCGTGGACAAGCCGGCAGCCGTGGCGGAGTCCATTTCCCTCTACGTCCTGGGCTAG
- the fabG gene encoding 3-oxoacyl-ACP reductase FabG translates to MSETPNSTIRRVAVVTGAGRGIGAAVAMRLAADGNAVAVIDLREQDTERTVEAIRAAGGTALGIGADVSDAAAVEQAVERIAAELGPPTILVNNAGILRDNLLFKMSETDWDAVMGVHLRGAFLMSRAVQAHQVKEEWGRIINLSSTSALGNRGQANYAAAKAGIQGFTKTLAIELGRYNVTVNAIAPGFIETDMTRATAERIGVPFEDFVAHAAKEIPVGRPGKPEDIAAAASFFARDDASFVSGQVLYVAGGPKA, encoded by the coding sequence ATGTCTGAAACACCAAACAGCACCATCCGCCGTGTAGCCGTTGTGACGGGTGCCGGACGGGGGATCGGTGCCGCCGTCGCCATGCGGCTTGCCGCTGACGGAAACGCCGTCGCCGTCATCGACCTGCGGGAGCAGGATACGGAGCGGACCGTCGAGGCCATCCGCGCGGCCGGAGGCACGGCGCTCGGCATCGGCGCCGACGTTTCCGATGCAGCCGCCGTCGAACAGGCGGTGGAGCGGATCGCCGCGGAGCTGGGTCCGCCCACCATCCTGGTCAACAATGCCGGGATCCTCCGGGACAACCTGCTGTTCAAGATGAGCGAGACGGACTGGGATGCCGTGATGGGTGTCCATCTGCGCGGGGCGTTCCTGATGAGCCGGGCGGTGCAGGCACATCAGGTGAAGGAGGAATGGGGACGCATCATCAACCTTTCCTCCACCTCGGCCCTGGGCAACCGGGGGCAGGCGAACTATGCCGCCGCCAAGGCGGGCATCCAGGGATTCACCAAGACCCTGGCGATAGAACTGGGCCGGTACAACGTCACGGTCAATGCCATTGCACCCGGCTTCATTGAAACCGACATGACGCGGGCGACGGCGGAGCGGATAGGCGTGCCGTTTGAGGATTTCGTGGCGCACGCTGCCAAGGAGATCCCGGTGGGCCGGCCGGGCAAACCGGAGGACATTGCTGCGGCAGCATCCTTCTTCGCACGGGATGATGCCTCCTTTGTCTCCGGCCAGGTCCTTTACGTCGCCGGCGGACCGAAGGCCTAG
- a CDS encoding DinB family protein, whose product MTQEQQEQQEHQHDHQPRTGPGLQEPAAALAEQLTWHWDSQARPRLAGLTDAEYFWEPVPGCWNVHPRGTGNAPVQGGAGDYTIDFAFPEPDPAPVTTIAWRLAHLLVGVLGMRNATHFGGPPVSYQDFDYPGTADGALELLDAYYSHWISGVLALSPEELDAPAGEAEGSWAEAPMSALVLHINREMIHHLAEIALLRDLYAHGLR is encoded by the coding sequence ATGACGCAGGAACAGCAGGAACAGCAGGAACACCAGCACGATCACCAGCCGCGGACCGGCCCCGGGTTGCAGGAACCGGCGGCGGCACTTGCCGAGCAGCTCACCTGGCACTGGGACAGCCAGGCGAGGCCGCGGCTGGCCGGGCTCACGGACGCCGAGTACTTTTGGGAACCGGTGCCCGGCTGCTGGAACGTGCATCCGCGGGGCACGGGCAATGCTCCGGTACAGGGCGGTGCGGGGGACTACACCATCGACTTTGCGTTTCCCGAACCCGACCCCGCTCCGGTGACCACCATCGCGTGGCGGCTGGCCCATCTCCTTGTGGGTGTCCTGGGCATGCGGAATGCCACCCACTTCGGCGGCCCGCCGGTGAGCTATCAGGATTTCGACTACCCCGGCACTGCTGACGGCGCCTTGGAACTGCTGGACGCCTATTACAGCCACTGGATCAGCGGGGTGCTGGCGCTGAGTCCCGAGGAACTGGACGCGCCGGCCGGTGAGGCGGAGGGCAGCTGGGCCGAGGCTCCCATGTCCGCGCTGGTGCTGCATATCAACCGGGAAATGATCCACCATCTGGCCGAGATCGCGCTGCTGCGCGACCTGTACGCCCACGGGCTGCGGTAG